From a region of the Armatimonas rosea genome:
- a CDS encoding right-handed parallel beta-helix repeat-containing protein, which yields MESATLYVSPKGDDANPGTKARPLASLHAALAKRPRWIILRGGFYPLTEPLVLGKAHSGLELVAEKGEVPVLSGGVQVSGWKEVAPGRWQVRWESPVEQLYLGEERRYRPTLPKAGYYTVAADTAPGERGYQSLVYTPGDIIPAWRNLTDIEVECYQIWTMARMRVKSVDAAGHTLHFMGQTIGKEPYQAIGKGKRYRLVNVKEALDTPGEWYWDRDDKTLTYLSKPGENPNKRGVFVPRLTSLLTIDGATDITLSGLTFAHSAWLCPPEGNSFYQAEVNIPDAIRVTNSQRIAFVDCTIRNTGNWAISFGPGAKDSTVSRCTLIDLGAGGVRIGEQGVQKNPTLLTERITVSDCLLAHGGRLHPAAVGVWIGHSPGNKILHNEIVDFYYTGISPGWSWGYGESGAHHNELAYNHIHQIGQGVLSDMGGIYTLGVSPGTTVHHNKIHHVHSFDYGGWGIYFDEGSTGIIAENNLVYRTKSAPFHQHYGKENVVRNNILAFGTEAQLMRTRPEDHLSFTVERTIVVWRDGPLLGSNWSGTPGKNFLLRNNLYWNTAGKQPTLGDKDTTSTLADPGFVNAEKDDFRLKPGSPALALGFVPFDLNAAGPRGRKPYTGTVPPAFPPVMPPPADK from the coding sequence ATGGAAAGCGCCACTCTCTATGTCTCGCCCAAGGGCGACGATGCCAACCCGGGAACCAAGGCGAGGCCGCTCGCGAGTCTCCACGCGGCGCTGGCGAAGCGCCCCCGCTGGATCATCCTACGCGGCGGGTTCTATCCGCTGACCGAGCCGCTGGTGCTAGGCAAGGCGCACAGCGGCCTGGAGCTAGTCGCGGAGAAGGGTGAGGTGCCGGTGCTCTCCGGGGGAGTCCAAGTTTCGGGCTGGAAGGAAGTGGCTCCGGGCCGCTGGCAGGTGCGCTGGGAGAGCCCCGTCGAGCAGCTCTATCTGGGGGAGGAGCGTCGCTACCGCCCGACCCTGCCCAAGGCGGGCTACTACACGGTCGCAGCCGATACCGCGCCGGGCGAGCGCGGCTACCAGAGCCTGGTCTACACGCCCGGCGATATCATCCCTGCCTGGCGCAACCTCACCGATATCGAGGTGGAGTGCTACCAGATCTGGACCATGGCACGGATGCGGGTTAAGTCGGTGGATGCGGCGGGGCACACGCTGCACTTCATGGGGCAGACGATTGGAAAAGAGCCCTACCAGGCCATCGGTAAGGGCAAGCGCTACCGGCTGGTCAATGTGAAAGAGGCGCTCGACACGCCCGGGGAGTGGTACTGGGACCGCGACGACAAAACCCTCACCTACCTCAGCAAGCCAGGCGAGAACCCCAACAAGCGCGGGGTGTTCGTGCCGCGCCTGACAAGCCTGCTCACTATCGACGGCGCGACCGACATCACGCTCTCGGGGCTCACCTTTGCCCACAGCGCTTGGCTCTGCCCGCCCGAGGGAAACTCGTTCTACCAGGCGGAGGTGAATATCCCCGATGCGATCCGCGTGACCAATAGCCAGCGCATTGCCTTCGTGGACTGCACGATCCGAAACACGGGCAACTGGGCGATTAGCTTTGGCCCCGGCGCGAAAGACAGCACGGTCAGCCGCTGCACCCTGATCGACCTTGGGGCCGGCGGCGTACGAATCGGGGAGCAAGGGGTGCAGAAGAACCCCACCCTCCTCACCGAGCGCATCACGGTCTCGGACTGCTTGCTGGCGCACGGCGGGCGGCTCCATCCCGCTGCCGTGGGGGTCTGGATCGGGCACTCGCCGGGCAATAAGATTCTTCATAACGAGATCGTGGACTTCTACTACACCGGCATCTCCCCCGGCTGGTCGTGGGGCTACGGCGAGAGCGGGGCGCACCACAACGAGCTGGCCTACAACCATATCCACCAGATCGGGCAAGGGGTCTTGTCGGACATGGGCGGGATCTACACACTAGGGGTCTCGCCAGGGACGACCGTGCATCACAACAAGATCCACCATGTCCATAGCTTCGACTACGGCGGCTGGGGCATCTACTTCGACGAGGGCTCGACGGGAATAATCGCGGAGAATAACCTGGTCTACCGCACCAAGAGCGCCCCGTTCCACCAACACTACGGCAAGGAGAATGTCGTCCGCAACAATATCCTGGCCTTTGGCACCGAGGCGCAGCTCATGCGCACCCGCCCGGAAGACCACCTCTCGTTTACCGTGGAGCGCACTATCGTGGTCTGGCGCGACGGTCCCCTGCTGGGCAGTAACTGGTCGGGGACGCCGGGGAAGAACTTTCTCCTGCGTAACAACCTCTACTGGAACACCGCGGGCAAGCAGCCGACTCTAGGCGACAAGGACACAACCAGTACGCTCGCCGATCCGGGCTTTGTCAATGCGGAGAAAGACGACTTCCGCCTCAAGCCGGGCTCGCCTGCCTTGGCGCTGGGCTTTGTGCCCTTCGATCTCAACGCCGCAGGGCCACGTGGGCGCAAGCCCTACACCGGCACGGTGCCCCCAGCGTTTCCACCGGTAATGCCTCCCCCCGCCGACAAATAA
- a CDS encoding cytoplasmic protein, which translates to MPTQPLDPLTAREHTSRHRDALEASALCGCFYCLTTFPPTEIQEWWDDETTAVCPHCGVDAIIGDSVVALTPEFLKAMQAYWFQD; encoded by the coding sequence ATGCCCACACAACCGCTTGATCCTCTCACCGCACGAGAGCACACCAGCCGCCACCGCGACGCGCTGGAGGCAAGTGCTCTCTGCGGCTGTTTCTACTGCCTCACGACATTCCCCCCCACGGAAATCCAAGAGTGGTGGGACGACGAGACAACCGCAGTCTGCCCGCACTGTGGGGTCGATGCCATTATCGGCGACTCTGTCGTCGCCCTTACCCCGGAGTTCCTGAAGGCGATGCAAGCCTACTGGTTCCAAGACTGA
- a CDS encoding PH domain-containing protein — protein sequence MFKKFAAEALGISDIGVIISPKDYDKVDSDDYLFHEDGEKIYFLIKSKKDEYCFTNLSLIHVDGDSAVSSKRRVKRYEYYANHFSHVSIETAGTIDLDIELKFSINDQPFSIDINKNYIEALKDIYKALYTIGKYQQKDAQGRDNALRCLDAVSSMYKLTSVESDAALIGRYTALLDNLNTTMQQRFTKRDFSDVFEKYIRS from the coding sequence ATGTTTAAGAAGTTCGCCGCAGAGGCACTGGGTATCAGCGATATCGGGGTTATCATCTCCCCAAAAGACTACGATAAAGTAGACTCCGACGACTATCTCTTCCACGAAGATGGGGAGAAGATCTACTTTCTGATCAAGTCCAAAAAAGACGAGTACTGCTTCACCAACCTGAGCCTGATCCATGTCGATGGCGACTCCGCGGTCTCATCGAAGCGCCGGGTCAAGCGCTACGAGTACTATGCCAACCACTTCTCCCATGTCTCCATCGAGACAGCCGGGACGATCGACCTCGATATCGAGCTGAAGTTCAGCATCAACGACCAACCCTTTAGTATCGATATCAACAAGAACTACATCGAGGCGCTCAAGGATATCTACAAGGCGCTCTACACGATCGGGAAGTACCAGCAAAAAGACGCGCAAGGCCGCGACAATGCTCTGCGCTGCCTAGACGCGGTCTCCTCCATGTACAAGCTGACCTCGGTTGAGAGCGACGCGGCCCTGATCGGACGCTACACTGCCCTCCTCGACAACCTCAACACCACCATGCAGCAGCGCTTTACCAAGCGAGACTTCAGCGATGTCTTTGAGAAATACATCCGCTCTTAG
- a CDS encoding 2-oxo acid dehydrogenase subunit E2 — MQHLKLGARQRLTTYRKIAIAAWNQPRDPSTYAWVELPVAEAEAFLKSYVSSTGHKPTLTHFVAKIIAHCLEKHPELNHLLRQGNLYRRERTDVYVTTLLKGEGSLDLSGFTLPNAANVSLGELARLSAEAVDALRAGNDPVTANTDRVVGAIPAWVLRLVMRFQSLFQYTFNTSLRALGIPDDRFGSVVISNFGPLGLENGLVPLSPYCRCPLMIGMGKPVKKPIVEGDQVVVAECITISFTFDHRYADGAHGAQLMRLFTKIFRNPSRYSHLFEDVLAQP, encoded by the coding sequence ATGCAACATCTCAAGCTGGGCGCACGGCAGCGCCTGACAACCTACCGGAAGATTGCGATTGCCGCGTGGAACCAGCCACGCGACCCGAGCACCTATGCCTGGGTCGAGCTGCCCGTGGCGGAGGCGGAGGCGTTTCTCAAGAGCTATGTCTCCTCAACGGGGCACAAGCCGACCCTGACACACTTTGTCGCCAAGATTATCGCGCACTGCCTGGAGAAGCACCCGGAGCTCAATCACTTGCTGCGCCAGGGCAATCTCTACCGCCGGGAGCGCACCGATGTCTATGTCACCACCCTGCTCAAGGGCGAGGGCTCGCTCGATCTCTCGGGGTTTACGTTGCCCAACGCCGCCAACGTGAGCCTGGGGGAGCTGGCACGCCTCTCCGCCGAGGCGGTGGATGCACTCCGGGCCGGCAACGATCCGGTGACTGCCAACACGGACCGGGTGGTGGGGGCGATTCCGGCCTGGGTCTTGCGGCTGGTGATGCGCTTCCAGAGCCTCTTTCAGTACACGTTTAACACGTCGCTGCGGGCACTGGGAATCCCCGACGACCGCTTTGGCTCGGTGGTGATCTCCAACTTCGGGCCGCTGGGGCTGGAGAATGGGCTGGTGCCGCTCTCGCCGTACTGCCGTTGCCCGCTGATGATTGGGATGGGCAAGCCGGTCAAGAAGCCAATTGTCGAGGGCGATCAGGTGGTGGTGGCGGAGTGCATCACGATTAGCTTTACGTTCGACCACCGCTACGCCGATGGTGCCCACGGCGCACAGCTGATGCGGCTCTTTACGAAGATCTTCCGCAATCCCAGTCGCTACAGCCATCTCTTTGAGGATGTTCTCGCCCAGCCGTAA
- a CDS encoding trans-sulfuration enzyme family protein encodes MKFETLAIHAGQGPDPAYGAVMSPIYQTSTFAFQDYNQPGPFDYTRSGNPTRKQLEDCLAALEGGKFGYVFATGMAASATLLSMFNAGDHLIIHDDLYGGTYRLLVSVLAPKGMEVEFVNLRDLDALRAAIKPNTKGIWTETPTNPLMNLLDLSAIAEIAKPKGIVTFCDNTFLSPFYQRPLDLGIDIVMHSTTKYINGHSDVVAGAAITNDPELSDKIKMLQNAMGTAQAPFDCFLTMRGVKTLPVRMERHNSNALAIAHWLEAHPKVTQVLHPGLESHPQHELAKRQMSGYGGTFSFRVTDGEVAKHLLTHLKIFVLAESLGGVESLIEQPWTMTHLSMPEDVRRKLTLTEDLIRISVGIEHVDDLIADLEEAIK; translated from the coding sequence ATGAAATTTGAAACCCTTGCCATCCACGCCGGGCAGGGACCGGACCCGGCGTACGGGGCCGTGATGTCTCCGATCTACCAGACCTCGACCTTTGCCTTCCAGGACTACAACCAGCCTGGCCCCTTCGACTACACGCGCAGTGGCAACCCCACCCGCAAGCAGCTCGAAGATTGCCTCGCCGCCCTGGAGGGGGGGAAGTTTGGCTATGTCTTTGCCACCGGAATGGCGGCATCGGCGACTCTTCTGTCCATGTTCAACGCGGGCGATCACCTCATCATCCACGATGATCTCTACGGCGGGACCTACCGCCTGCTTGTCTCTGTGCTGGCGCCCAAGGGGATGGAGGTTGAGTTTGTCAATCTTCGCGACCTGGATGCACTGCGTGCGGCGATCAAGCCCAACACCAAGGGAATCTGGACGGAGACCCCGACCAACCCTCTGATGAACCTGCTGGACCTCTCCGCAATCGCCGAGATCGCCAAGCCCAAGGGAATTGTCACGTTCTGCGACAACACGTTCCTCTCGCCTTTCTACCAGCGGCCGCTCGACCTGGGGATCGATATCGTGATGCACTCGACCACGAAGTACATCAACGGGCACTCCGATGTGGTCGCGGGAGCCGCCATCACCAACGACCCGGAGCTCTCCGACAAGATCAAGATGCTCCAGAACGCGATGGGCACGGCGCAGGCACCGTTTGACTGCTTCCTGACCATGCGTGGTGTCAAGACCCTCCCAGTGCGCATGGAGCGCCACAACTCCAACGCGCTGGCGATCGCTCACTGGCTGGAGGCGCACCCGAAGGTGACCCAGGTGCTCCATCCCGGCCTGGAGTCGCACCCGCAGCACGAGCTGGCCAAGCGCCAGATGTCGGGCTACGGCGGAACCTTTAGCTTCCGTGTCACCGATGGCGAGGTCGCCAAGCACCTGCTGACCCACCTGAAGATCTTCGTCCTCGCCGAGTCGCTGGGCGGGGTCGAGAGCCTGATCGAGCAGCCCTGGACCATGACCCACCTCTCCATGCCCGAGGATGTCCGCCGCAAGCTGACCCTGACCGAGGACCTGATCCGCATCTCGGTGGGCATCGAGCATGTCGATGACCTGATCGCCGATCTGGAAGAAGCAATAAAGTAG
- the tnpA gene encoding IS200/IS605 family transposase, which yields MRRQSKIDVHYHLVWATKHRQCWLDGSCERLAYSVIRREAEEVGCVVLALNGMPDHVHLVVRTRSCVSPAILAKQVKGVSSTCINDAQLLGDTLFRWQDGYACFSLSRSHVARVIAYVERQKEHHADQTIWAEWEETDVEVGN from the coding sequence ATGAGACGACAGAGTAAGATCGATGTGCACTACCACTTGGTGTGGGCGACAAAACATCGCCAGTGTTGGTTAGACGGCTCCTGTGAGCGGCTTGCGTATTCCGTGATTCGGCGGGAAGCAGAAGAGGTGGGCTGTGTGGTCTTGGCACTCAATGGAATGCCAGACCATGTCCACCTAGTGGTGCGTACGCGCTCGTGCGTAAGCCCTGCGATTCTGGCAAAGCAAGTCAAGGGAGTCTCCTCGACCTGTATAAATGATGCGCAGCTCTTGGGCGACACTCTCTTTCGCTGGCAGGACGGCTATGCCTGCTTCAGCCTGAGCCGCTCGCATGTCGCTCGGGTTATTGCCTATGTCGAGCGGCAGAAAGAACATCACGCTGACCAAACAATCTGGGCGGAGTGGGAAGAGACCGACGTGGAGGTGGGGAACTGA
- a CDS encoding SPFH domain-containing protein, with protein MGLFDALRGQFIDVIEWLDDTQDTLAYRFERQGNEIKNGAKLIVRPGQTAVFVNEGQVADEFGEGTYTLSTQNLPILTTLKSWPHGFNSPFKAEVYFFNTRQFTGLKWGTPHPITLRDPELGPVRLRAFGTYSMRIGHAATLLRQLISTNPSFETDDAADQLRAFMTTHFAEWIGKGTVGVYDLAAHYSQIGDAMRVALQPDFAQYGLEVMHILIESVSLPPEVEAAIDKRTQMGILGDMNRYTQFQAANAIEASAKNPGGGNPALDLAMGIAMGNQLQNSFAPPAPNNGGASGGTPPPLPQAAWFIGVNGKQEGPFDLAALAQKQLAPETLVWKQGMAGWEAAGSVTELASVLAPVPPPLPK; from the coding sequence ATGGGACTTTTTGATGCACTTCGCGGCCAGTTTATCGATGTCATTGAGTGGCTCGACGATACCCAAGACACGCTGGCCTATCGCTTCGAGCGACAGGGCAATGAGATTAAAAATGGTGCCAAGCTGATCGTGCGCCCCGGCCAGACCGCGGTCTTTGTCAACGAGGGCCAGGTCGCGGATGAGTTTGGGGAGGGCACCTACACGCTCTCGACCCAGAACCTGCCGATCTTGACGACCCTCAAGTCCTGGCCACATGGCTTTAACTCCCCCTTCAAGGCCGAGGTCTACTTCTTCAACACCCGCCAGTTCACGGGCCTGAAGTGGGGGACGCCGCACCCGATCACCCTCCGCGACCCCGAGCTTGGCCCGGTGCGCCTGCGCGCCTTTGGCACCTACTCAATGCGTATCGGCCACGCGGCGACCCTCCTGCGCCAGCTGATCTCCACCAACCCCAGCTTCGAGACCGACGATGCCGCCGACCAGCTCCGCGCCTTCATGACGACCCACTTTGCGGAGTGGATCGGCAAGGGGACGGTTGGGGTCTACGACCTTGCGGCGCACTACTCCCAGATCGGCGATGCGATGCGGGTGGCGCTCCAGCCCGACTTTGCGCAGTACGGCCTGGAGGTGATGCACATTCTGATCGAGAGCGTCAGCCTCCCCCCCGAGGTCGAAGCGGCAATCGACAAGCGCACCCAGATGGGTATTCTCGGCGACATGAACCGCTACACGCAGTTCCAGGCCGCCAATGCGATCGAGGCGAGCGCCAAGAACCCCGGTGGCGGCAACCCCGCGCTGGATCTGGCCATGGGAATCGCCATGGGCAACCAGCTCCAGAACTCCTTTGCCCCCCCCGCCCCCAATAATGGGGGAGCCAGTGGGGGCACGCCACCGCCACTGCCACAAGCGGCGTGGTTTATCGGGGTCAATGGGAAACAAGAAGGTCCCTTCGACCTCGCGGCCCTCGCGCAGAAGCAGCTCGCCCCCGAGACCCTGGTCTGGAAGCAGGGAATGGCGGGCTGGGAAGCCGCAGGTAGTGTCACAGAGCTAGCGAGCGTGCTTGCCCCTGTCCCCCCACCCCTGCCGAAATGA
- a CDS encoding HEAT repeat domain-containing protein: protein MGKKTERLFRELQGDNKKRAEAAAVELRLLAPRHYPRLLALADHPRATVRARLCSALGQLGGYDDSGPRLTRLGVPTLLRLLAHDPRARVRAAAAHALARGYHVRPGMLPALFAAAHDPSKRVRRGVCQALGGMCWDEGVTAPQCQQLHDIFLENLSSPDPYLRNWTAFFIHCKKLDSPALRAALWRLVDDPKDAVRAEACATLGLLGDRAIVPYLARQFESGTVWSWNLDAAVKLGDPAFLPALRRLRKGYRKTHWFYKSVTTALQAIQSRVL, encoded by the coding sequence ATGGGCAAGAAAACCGAGCGGCTCTTTCGGGAGCTCCAAGGCGACAACAAAAAACGAGCGGAGGCGGCCGCGGTGGAGCTACGCCTGCTCGCGCCCCGGCACTACCCACGCCTCCTTGCCCTGGCAGACCATCCCCGTGCAACCGTTCGGGCGCGGCTCTGCTCCGCACTGGGGCAGCTCGGTGGCTACGATGACTCCGGCCCCCGGCTCACGCGGCTTGGGGTTCCGACACTCCTGCGCCTCCTCGCCCACGATCCCCGCGCACGGGTCCGGGCGGCGGCGGCCCATGCCCTCGCCCGAGGCTACCACGTGCGCCCTGGCATGCTCCCCGCGCTCTTTGCCGCCGCGCACGATCCTTCAAAGCGTGTCCGGCGCGGGGTCTGCCAGGCCCTGGGAGGGATGTGCTGGGACGAGGGCGTGACAGCTCCCCAGTGCCAGCAACTCCACGATATCTTCCTGGAAAATCTCAGCTCCCCCGACCCGTACCTGCGAAACTGGACCGCGTTTTTTATCCACTGCAAGAAACTCGACTCCCCCGCGCTCCGCGCAGCCCTCTGGCGGCTCGTGGACGATCCCAAAGACGCGGTCCGGGCGGAGGCATGCGCGACGCTGGGGCTCTTGGGAGACCGTGCGATTGTCCCGTATCTCGCCCGGCAGTTTGAGAGTGGCACGGTCTGGAGCTGGAACCTGGATGCCGCCGTCAAGCTGGGCGATCCCGCGTTTCTGCCCGCGCTCCGTCGCCTCCGCAAGGGCTACCGGAAGACCCACTGGTTCTATAAGTCCGTTACCACAGCGCTTCAAGCTATCCAGAGCCGGGTATTATAG
- a CDS encoding DUF4258 domain-containing protein: MSLRNTSALRAVCLAALALALLVWPSLAQQPPLKLTPTLNKPLSALEKLLGPPRHVGLEQERYYKVPGFVRVVVRPTPEKAPAVVTFQFAPGTVKSELEALARIGAPDAVLPPHWHSHWSAPGESKNDELTLSRLEESPATQAPAATPLTAPKNPTQKFTLTRHFLERMQERGVSEAEATEVMEKGRRFYDPKNDSYIRYKDGLYVALTKDGVLKTVVRGPIASRWKPL, encoded by the coding sequence ATGTCTTTGAGAAATACATCCGCTCTTAGGGCCGTCTGCCTGGCCGCACTAGCACTCGCCCTGCTAGTGTGGCCTAGCCTCGCCCAGCAGCCGCCTCTAAAGCTCACTCCCACCTTAAACAAGCCGCTCAGTGCGCTGGAGAAGCTCTTGGGGCCGCCGCGCCATGTGGGGCTGGAGCAGGAGCGCTACTACAAAGTGCCTGGCTTCGTCCGTGTCGTGGTGCGTCCCACGCCGGAGAAGGCTCCGGCTGTGGTCACGTTTCAGTTCGCCCCCGGCACTGTCAAGAGCGAGCTGGAGGCCCTCGCCCGTATCGGTGCCCCCGATGCCGTGCTCCCCCCACACTGGCACTCACACTGGAGTGCCCCCGGGGAGTCCAAGAACGACGAGCTGACTCTCTCACGTCTGGAAGAGTCCCCAGCCACCCAAGCTCCTGCGGCAACACCGCTCACCGCACCGAAAAACCCCACACAGAAGTTCACGCTCACCCGCCACTTCTTAGAGCGCATGCAAGAGCGTGGTGTCTCTGAGGCAGAGGCAACCGAAGTGATGGAGAAGGGACGGCGCTTCTATGACCCAAAAAACGATAGCTACATTCGCTACAAAGACGGTCTCTACGTGGCGCTGACCAAAGACGGGGTTCTCAAAACCGTGGTTCGCGGGCCGATTGCCTCGCGCTGGAAACCGCTCTAG